In Leptospira sp. WS58.C1, a single genomic region encodes these proteins:
- the cdaA gene encoding diadenylate cyclase CdaA: MDFLKNISLFQSDKFGIVMILDILIVSFLIYQFYSTLRRTRGVQLLLGIGFIWVLGIFAQTLNFELLDWIIDNIRPALVFAIIVLLQPELRKITGDMARLRLFRPFLLKTVTDLDEIVEAAKIMAKNKTGSLIAIVREHSLKDIAEQAVQLDAILSTSLLLTIFKKNTALHDGAVIIEQNRIACAGAFLPMAQNLDDARMGARHRAALGIAEESDAVVVVTSEETGEISVCYDGEMIHPVKPIELKNLLNTILHEKKSGPGNPNSDKRLESEEAGDSND; this comes from the coding sequence ATGGATTTTTTAAAAAACATCAGTTTATTCCAAAGTGATAAGTTCGGGATCGTGATGATCCTGGATATCCTGATCGTTAGTTTTTTAATTTATCAATTTTATTCCACCCTTCGTAGAACAAGAGGGGTGCAGCTTCTTTTGGGGATCGGTTTTATTTGGGTGCTCGGGATCTTCGCCCAAACTTTGAACTTTGAACTTTTGGATTGGATCATAGATAATATCCGTCCGGCGCTTGTGTTTGCGATCATAGTACTTCTGCAGCCGGAACTTCGCAAGATCACGGGTGATATGGCGAGGCTAAGATTATTCCGTCCTTTCCTTTTGAAAACCGTAACCGATCTGGACGAGATCGTAGAAGCGGCAAAGATCATGGCTAAGAATAAAACAGGTTCTCTCATTGCGATCGTTCGAGAACATAGTCTCAAGGATATCGCGGAGCAAGCAGTCCAACTGGATGCGATTCTTTCCACGAGTCTGCTCCTTACCATATTCAAAAAAAATACTGCACTTCACGATGGAGCAGTCATCATTGAGCAGAACCGTATCGCATGCGCGGGAGCATTCTTACCGATGGCCCAAAATTTGGACGATGCTCGTATGGGAGCAAGACATAGGGCGGCCCTAGGGATCGCGGAAGAATCGGATGCCGTTGTAGTCGTCACTTCGGAAGAAACCGGAGAGATTTCAGTATGTTATGACGGGGAAATGATCCATCCGGTCAAACCGATCGAATTAAAAAATCTTTTGAACACTATTCTTCATGAAAAGAAATCAGGACCGGGAAATCCGAATTCCGATAAAAGGTTAGAATCGGAAGAAGCAGGGGACTCGAATGATTAA
- the dapB gene encoding 4-hydroxy-tetrahydrodipicolinate reductase yields the protein MGKAIIQVLSQSKISELSAAVVGKGSVYLGLDSGLHSGLKQNEILFSDDLSKSVAESDTVIDFSIREVLPEVLSICKESKKPVVVGTTGLADSHKELLKETSKIIPIVYSPNMSIGVNLLFKLTEIAAKVMGDLADIEIQDIHHRHKKDAPSGTAEKLKAILLETLSRTESNIVHGRHGILPERDPKEIGIHTLRAGEVVGDHTVYFFTPEERVEISHKAQDRKTFAVGSVKAAEFLIGREKGLYDMFSVLGL from the coding sequence ATGGGGAAGGCTATTATCCAAGTGCTTTCCCAATCGAAAATTTCGGAACTTTCCGCTGCGGTAGTAGGTAAAGGTTCCGTTTATTTGGGTTTGGATTCCGGTTTACATTCCGGACTCAAACAAAATGAAATTTTGTTTTCTGACGATCTTTCCAAATCCGTCGCCGAATCGGATACGGTGATCGATTTTTCTATCCGGGAAGTATTACCCGAAGTTCTATCTATCTGCAAGGAATCCAAAAAACCCGTTGTTGTAGGTACTACAGGTCTTGCGGATTCTCATAAGGAATTGTTAAAAGAAACTTCTAAAATAATTCCGATCGTGTATTCTCCCAATATGTCGATCGGTGTGAATTTACTTTTTAAACTGACCGAAATTGCAGCGAAAGTGATGGGGGACCTGGCGGATATAGAGATCCAAGATATCCATCATCGTCATAAAAAAGACGCACCTTCCGGAACTGCGGAAAAACTCAAAGCAATCCTTTTGGAGACTCTTTCCAGGACGGAGTCGAATATTGTACACGGTCGCCATGGAATTCTTCCGGAAAGGGACCCTAAAGAAATCGGGATCCATACTCTTCGAGCGGGAGAGGTAGTGGGAGATCATACCGTCTATTTTTTTACTCCGGAAGAAAGAGTGGAAATTTCGCATAAAGCCCAGGATAGAAAAACTTTTGCAGTCGGCTCGGTAAAAGCCGCCGAATTTTTGATCGGAAGAGAAAAGGGCCTTTATGATATGTTTTCCGTATTAGGGTTATAA